A stretch of DNA from Arachis hypogaea cultivar Tifrunner chromosome 19, arahy.Tifrunner.gnm2.J5K5, whole genome shotgun sequence:
CCACACTTGTCAAGTAAACTCACAATCAAGAAACAAGTGGTGAATATGTTCGACGCCTTTTTTACATAATACGCACATGTTATTATCACCATGTCTAATAATTCCCAACCTATGCAATTTTTCTTTAGTATTAACTCTTCCTATTAAAGCAAACCAAATAAATAACTCCACTCGTGGCGGAATCAAACCTTTTCATATGGTTCTGGTAAAACTATAGCTGGTGATATTCTCTGGGATTGTTTCTGACTGCATCactgcacaaaagagttagttaaaaaaaatgtCTTCTTTGTCAAACTTCCATACAACTCTATCTTGTGCATCATATGCTAGCTTTACAGGCATTAAAGTCTCATGTAATTGATCCACTAAATCCAACTCCTATTGGTATAACTCTCGCCTCCACTGGAAGTTCTAAATCcgctctaacccatcccaaaacccacaatctccTATAATAGATCCTctttggtttgaaacagagaagagtctCGAAAAATTCATCTTTAGTGAACTACTTTGTAACCAGACATCTTCCAAAAAATGAGTTCTCCTTCCATCACCCACCTCCATAGACAACTCAGCAATCATCTTTTCTCTCACATTACTATCCTTGAATTGCAGCTGACAGATATTCTTCCATGGATCCCCTCTAGGCAAAATCTAAACTGATAACATCATACTGGGGTTCAAGTTATAACAAGAGCATACAACCTTCTTCCATAATTGACACTCCTCTTTTGAAAAACACCACCACCACTTGAAGAGGAGTGTTGTGTTCCTAACCACGGCATCCCCCACCCCAACCCACCCAACTTTTTAGGAGCCTGATCCACTTTCTACTTAATCAGCGCCAATCCATTTCTACCTTCCTCTTTGCTTCATAGGAATTTTCGCTGCAATGAAATCACCTTATCTGCCACTGATTTCAGCATCTTATATAGGCTCAAATAGTACATCGTACCGGCAAGCTATTTAACACAGATTTAAAAAAGACTAATAACTTACCCGCTTTATTGAGCACTTTTGCCTTCCATAAGCTAAATTTCTCCTCTATCTACTTTATCAATTATCAGGTTTCAAGTCCTGACCAGACTTAGGTTCGCTCTTATATATAGAAATGCCAAGATATCTGACTGGAAGGTTAGCCTCCTTACATTCCAACAAGTTGCACATGTTGTAAGTTCACTGCTGATCATAATTGATTAGGATTAAACTTGATTTATCGAAGTTGATACTTAACCCTGACATCACCTCAAAACATCTTAGTAACCTGGCATAGTTTCTGATGGTCTCCTCCTCCGATGGACAGAACAATATAGTGTCATCTGCAAACTGGAGATATGACAACTCTATATTATCCTTGTCAACTAGCAAAGGCGAAAAACATCTGTTTCTGACTGCCTCCCCTAACATCTTATGCAGaacatcaacaacaagaacaaacaaaaaagaagacaGTGGATCAACTTGTCTCAAACCCCCTCCATCTTAAAAGGTTTAGATGATGAACGTCATTTATCAGAATCGACATAGAAGCAGTACTAACACACTCCTTTACCCATTCCCTCTACCTCCAACCAAAACCCATCTTCTATAATACAATATTCACAAAGCTCCATTTTATCCGATCATAAACCTTCTGAAAATCTAATTTAATGATTGCCGCTTTATTCTTTCTCATCTTTAACTATTGTACTGTTTTAGAAACAATAAGTGCTCCATCATGTATTTTTTGACTCTTCACGAATACACTCTGAATCGTTCCTACTAAATCTGGTATTACCGATctcatcttttttattattactttagaaataattttgtATACGTAGTCTACTATCTTAATCGATCAGAAATTCTTAATCTCTTTGGGTCCAATAAACTTAAGTGTTAGGACTATCCACGTAATATTAAAGAGAAGACAACTTTGATGACTGAAAGTTTGAATGTTATGTTAGTGTGTTTAAGGATTAAATTAATGCTAATAAAATTGTTAGTGTGAATATATACCATAAACTCTTCTATTATGTAGAGATCATAATTTTCCCTTTAAAGATAAAGTAAGAGATTTTAGAAGTATATGAAATGAAAAACCTATCTACAATTCTACGTAACTACTGTGTTGGTcatgaaataaaatttaaaagatagaatAAGAAGTTTTAGCTAATAAATTTTCCAAAGATTTATTTAATAAGGTGAATCCTATAGAAATTAtgcttaatttattaaaaaaataaatagataatatttaataaattttaaatatttaattttttatttttaaaaacaagtTATTAGAcgttacaataaaaaaatactatacgATTCACGGTATAAATACATTGTTGTCTAAAAATTGTTGTTCTTTTTAATTAGAAATTCTACTTTGTAATTTTACCAAATATtcttaacaaaatttttattataataaaagatGATATTATCATGTTTTTTAattctgattttttattttaataaataaattaattataataattactgaaataaataatttaaaaaatcatagTTTCTCTATACTTATTTAGAAGTCGCGGGTTCGAATCTctctatctttagtaaaaaaaataatttcgttTGTTGCATGgaaatacataaaaatttaaaatataatttagatAACCTTATCTCAAAAAGAACTCAATGAAAATGTTAAcatgtttatttaaaatattttatttttaagagtttggtccaatttaaatcattaatattttttattatttttaaaaattatatttaattatttataaatacatatatctcgtttacaatgtaaatgaAATAAGAGAGAGGTATTTATTTCgatagatattttttaaattatttatttagtaattattataatttatttatttattaaaataaaaaatctattttaattcAACATGTCTATTTTAATAAGGGTACATTTATTTCGGATTCTCATAAAGGTAATTTTATAACTGTTTGCACATTCTTGAAAAAAACTAAACTGATTTTAATGGAATCTACTCTATTCagtttttttaaaatgaaaattgaaaacttttcttttcaatattttattattttataatctttatgtcgatatatatatttaaaaaacgaATATTTTAGAGAACAAAGAAAAGCAAGTAAAAGTTTATTTCTGTTAATAAAAAAACACAAATTGACTAGTTAAAACTGACTATTTTTTTGGGCTTTATTTTTTGTGGGAAAAGTATTTTTCGAACCTTGGTGGACCAAATAGAAAGATACTATTTTAATAGTGAGGATGTCATCcgtacaaaaattttttaaaattatgtatttgaCCCAAAGCCTAATCAAATTGTAAACCGATTCAATTTGGTTGGTCTGGTTGGATTGGAATGATAAGACCcggtttattagtttttttttttttttgacgaaATGAATTACCTTTTCTcttgtaatataaataaaaggtaaataaaattcaataattaagcTCAAACACAGAGTTTAAAGCTTGAAGCTTGAAGCTTGAAACTTGAAGCTTGAAGTTAGAGAGAAACGAAGAAGATAATTACATTGGATCTGATCAAATTGAATAAAAATGAGTTTGTTGAGTCCAAAAACGGAGAAGCTAGTGAAAAGGATAACCATTGTTGCAACTGTCACCGCTTCCTATTTCCTCTTGACTGCTGATTATGGCCCTCAGCCCAACTCTCTCGACTCTGTCTGTAATCTTTCTTTTTCTGTCATTCAAAAGCTTTAATCTTTACCCTTTTCTTCATCTGGTTCCTTTTctatgttattgttattattatgggATAAATGCTCTAGTTTTTCTCAAACTTCTCAGTTGATTTTGTGGTTTATGGCTATTACTTATTAGTTGCAAGTTTCATGgttacaatttgaaattttttgtcTCAAACAAAGCTCAGGTTAGCTCATCTAATTTGGTATTGGTTATTATCATATTCTATTTGGGAAACTTTGAGCAAAGGGGTGTTTTTGAGGTATTCAAATTGATATATATTGGATGAATGCTAGTTTCAATTTGAAACTTTATTCAAAATCTACTGGTGAATTGGGAGTTGGACCACCATGATTATTCTACTGGTGCATGGTTCCCTTCTCAAAAACTATTCAAATAATCAAATATCAATACTTTCATTTTTGCAAGTACATGCAATTGCTTGTGGATGAGCTGTAAAATGTTGCACTAATAACTAACTTTGTATATTAGAAACTATGGCCTTGCAATAGAGATAAGTATGTGTCTTTTGTAGTTAGAATGCTATTTCTAGAACATCTTTTCTGGTTGTATTCTGAAAATTAATTTCTTCATTTGAGTCACTTTTTTAAGTATCGCTGAATAAACCTTGTTAATAGAGTGCATAGTTTGAGCCCTTAATACTTATGTGTTTCACTGGCAAGAGTGCCTGAATGTCAATCCATTAATCTACTACAATTGgattttcaaaacccaaaagcttCAGAAAATGTTCGATTTACAGTTTTTATTAAGAGCATCTGTTAGTCTTATTATTTAAGTTTATGTTATCTTAATGGCAGGTTAAGAAGCAAATACTTTTAGCTCAGAGTACCATGAAGGAGTACATTTTCGGATCAAAGAGAGTCTCAAGAAAATCACCTGGCGAAATTGAACAACGGCAAGGAGAATCCATGAACTTATCTTCATACTATGATCATAAACATTTGATTCATCTTGTTGAGTTAAGGTTTTCTTTTTAGCCATTTGCATCTGTAAATTAATGTTGTCTAATAGAATGATTTAATGACAAGAAATGTTCGTTATACTCATTTTACATGAGAAAGTGTGCCGACTCAAGTTCAGTACTAATGGCATAAATGgcataaatattttgtttatcttttgttaacttttctctccttttatttGGATCATGTggtctattatataaaatgaagCATTCACAAGTGTATATCTTCGTTATGAACCAACCTTCATATTGTGTAAAGTGAGCAAAAAACTCTCATCATTATTGAATGAACAGCATATTTAACATTATGACACCTTAAGTATGATGAAGAAAGGGAAAACAAATTTACTGcaaaaaaatattagatatgTACTCTtcacctgttttttttttttttttttgaaaactaaagagcTCAACACACTAGGTGGAGCAAACAGcgtcaaacaaacaaaaaagaacAACAACTCCAAAGaaaaacaacaatcaaagaaaaagatTCGCGTGTCATCTctggcatagccatcaacaacactAGAACTGGGCACCACTCCACTCCTTGCAGCTGAGCATGGTGTCGCGGATAATATCTTCTACGCCTTTGGTTTGATTCTAAAAAATTCTCCTATTCCTCTCCATCCAAATGTGCCAGATGATCGCATAGAAGCACCTCAGACGCTGCTTTTAAATCTCTTTTCCATGCAGTTCCTCTGTCCAGCTTAGAAAATGGTCCTTCAACACCCTCGGACAAGACCAAAGCCGGCCAAAGGCAGCTACCCAAGCACTCCACACCTGCCAAGCAAATTCACAGCCAAAAAACAAGTGATCGACATGCTCAACATCCTTAGTGCATAAAATACAACTCATATCATCCTGGCTGATAATCCTGAACCGACTCAACCGCTCCTTAGTATTCACCCTGCCTACTAGTACAAACCAAGCAAACAGCTCCACTCTTGGTGGAACCAACCCTTTCCAGATAGTGTTCGTGAAGCTGTAGCTGGTGACATCCTCGGATAGCATTCCTTCTTGTagcacctgcacaaatgagttagtcgaAAAGATGCCAAGTCTATCAAATTTCCACACAACCCTATCCTCTCTAGTAGTCACTAGCCTGACAGGTCTCAAAGTCTCATGTAGCTGACTCAGAAAGTCTAGCTCTCACTGGAATAGCTCacgcctccattggaagttccaaacccactctagcccatcccaaaacccacaatccccaatGACCGAATCAcattggtttgaaacagagaagagccTAGGGAACCGCTCTTTCAAGGATCCACACTGTAACCATACATCCTCCTAAAACCGAGTCCTTCGTCCATCACCAATTTCCATAGCCAGTCCTGTGATCATCTTATCCCTGAGTTGTTGCTCCTTAATTTGCAAATGGCAAATATCCTTCCATGGGCCTCCTCCCGTAGGCAACACTTGAGTGGACAGTAACTCATTCGGTCTCAAATTATTACAGGAACAAACCACCTTCTTCCAAAGCGGACACTCATTCTTAGCAAAGcgccaccaccatttaaacaaCAAGGCAGTGTTATAAAGCATAGCATCTCCGACTCCCAACCCGCCTAGCTTTTTCAGGGCCTGTACCAATTCCTATTTCACCAAGGCCATGCCATTCCtcccatcctccttactccaAAGAAACCTTCTCTGTAAGGAAATCAACTTCTCAGCAACTGCCTTCGGCATCTTATAGAGGCTCAAATAATACACTAAAAGGCTATTCAAGACTGATTTGATGAGCACCAACTTTTCCGCTTTGCTTAGCACCTTTGCCTTCCAAAGGCTTAGTTTCTCTTCCACTTTATCAATGATGGGCTTCCAGGTCTTAACTAGCCTCGGATTAGCTCCTAAGGGAACTCCAAGGTACTTCACAGGGAGGGTATCCTCCTTACAACCCCACAGCAAACACATACGGTGCACCACTGTTCTTTACAATTGATAGGAATTAAGCTGGACTTGTCGAAATTAATACTGAGCTCTGACACCAACTCAAACCATCGCAGGAGCCGCTTGTAGTTCTTCATTGTCTCGTCTTCAGGGGGACAAAACAAAATTGTATCATCAGCAAACTGGAGGTGTGATAGCTCCACACTGTCCCGACTAACCACCAAAGGCAAGATACGTCCATTCCTAACTGCCTCACCAACCATTCTATGCAAAACATCCACAACCAACACAAAAAGAAACGGAGAGAGTGGGTCACCTTGTCTCAAACCCCTTTCtattttaaatggtttagaagGCGATCCATTAATCAGGACTGACATAGAAGCTGTGGTCACGCACTCCATAATTCACGCCCTCCACCTGCACCCAAACCCCATTTTTTTTGCAGCACAAAATCCACAAAGCTCCACTTGACTCTGTCATACGCTTTTTGGAAATTTAGCTTGATAATACCTGCCTCCTTTTTTCTCCTTTTAAGCCAGTGTACCGTCTCACACGCTATGAGAGCCCCATCATGAATATTCCTACCCTTGACGAAGGCGCTCTGAGTCTCCCCTACCAGCTTTGGCATCACTGCTCTCATTCTCCTCACTAAAACCTTCGAAATAACCTTGTACACACATCCAACCATACTAATAGGTCTGAGGTCTTTAATCTCTTTCGCGCCAATGAACTTAGGGGCCAGCGCCACCCATGTAATGTTGGAATCTGCTGGTAACCTTGATGTCTGAAAGAACTCCACCACCGCGGCCATAAAATCAGCCACAATCTCACCCCAGCACCTCTTAATGAAGTTCATGTTGTACCCATCACAGTCTGGCGCCTTCGACGACTCACAATCCCATACTGCCTCTTTAATTTCCTCAGCCGATGGTATCACCTCCAAGGTTGCAGATTCTTCCTCAGTTATCCTTTCTACAGACCATCCCTGAACCCCAACATCGGAGAGCTCTCCTGATGATACAGCTCTTTATAAAACTCTTTAATCGCTAATTTGATCTTAGCTTGGTTCCTTACTAGTCTGCCATTGACTACCAGAGCATCAATTCGATTATTTCTCCGTCGTGCTGATGCTATATGGTGGAAGTACCTTATGTTTCTGTCCATATCCTTTGCTTGCCTAGACCGAGACATTTGTTTCCAGTGTATTTCTTTCCTTTCATACCACCTCTCACAGCATGTAACTAGCGCCTTCCTCCTAGCCTCAATAGTTCCATCATACACTCCATTACCTGCCATATCATCCACCTTTTTaatctcttcctcaaacttcGCGATCTTCTTATCCATGTCACCAAAGTTTTCCTTATGCCATCTTCCCAAAGGCCCCTTAATGCCTTCAATTTCTAAGAGAAATCCATCGCCCCTAAACTTCTCCATTCCTCATTGACCATTCTAAGAAAACCTTCGTGTGTAAACCACGAATCAAGACTTCGAAAAGGCCTAGGCTCTCCCATCATCCTCTTATCTTCGTGTGTACTCTTCACCTGTAATTGTAATAGTTGTTAAAATATCATTTATGTTTTATACTCTCTACTCTTTTTCTCTACAACcaacatattattattttttctccaaTTCCTTTCATCaagtaaaagataaaaagaaaaaatatttttactttcttCATCCAAGTAACGAGATTATAGGtatttttattccattttttACTTCTCAtccaaccttttttttttcattcaatcaaAAGCGTCGATGTCACAAGATTCAAGGCACCAACAAATGAACACAATATCTTGGCattctaacaaaaaaaatgaaaatacaagGCCATGATCAACAAAGCTATTCACTTTTCACACTTTCAACcttttataaaatgaaaaaaaatgaaaaattttgccaGAAATAAGGAGCCATGCTTCAATGAATCaaatcataaactaaattgaacaTCCTAACCAGCCCAACAAAAAAGGGGAAGGGGTGTGTCATAACCAACACTCATCTAATCCAATCACTGTTCCTTAAAGTATTAGTCTTAAAAAAACACATTCAACTTTGTTGTTGTGGATCTATGGTGTAATTCAAAGATGAAATCTTTGTAATAATTAATCTTGTGGGGGTGGTggttgtcatcatcatcatgcagaACATAAATCAGCAAGAAAGGTTTGTATCTGTACAAAGCCTTATTCACTTTTGTTTAGCATTTGAACTCCTCTTAGATTCAAGTGTTGTAGCTTCTTTAATTGCTACTTGTGCTTCATTCTCCATTCCAAGTCCTCCAAGTACAACAGATTCAAGATAAAATGCAATGTGCCATACAGGGGAAATCATTCTTGTCTGTACTGCATCGTTCAGCGCTTCTTGATATATGTCGTTAATAAGATAACACAGACTACGTCGTGCATAGACTGTAGGAGAAACCATCGTTCCGGCATCAACGAACTGTGTATAATACAATTAAGTCACATTTAGATAAATATTGTAGTCCGAATAAACAGTTAAAAAGAATGGATTCAGAAATTCTACCAAAACTATTCCTTTATCAACAAAATATTGATGTGAAACTCTAGTTACCAGAAAGCGGGATATTCGATTAGTAGCACTGGTCCCATTAGTGTTAACACTCTTCGGTGCATGAGCAGGATCATCCTGAATCAATTCTCCCTCCTCCTCTACCTTTATCAATTAATAAGCCAGAATCAACTTAAACTATATCATATGCTTCCTCCTATGATCTATTCTAATCCTCTAATGTGCAAAAAGAACTAAATTACATGAAAATGAGAATATTATAATGTTATTACCCTGACAACCGCAGAAGAAAGTCGGCGTTTAACAGGAGGTTGACCTTCCGGTTCATTCCTGTCTCTCTGTATGTCAAATTACACTATTTAACCAAATCCCTAAACTCAGATTATAAGAAAGATAATATTTTCTGCTCTAGAAAAAAAGGGGGAGTGAGACTGACATGGGGAGGAACGGGTTGTCGGCAAAGAGCTGAGAAGGGACCCCTTTGAAGGCTTCGAGGATCACGAAGCCGTTCTGTAATATGAGAAAATTGAACAAAAAGGAAGCAGAATCGATGAATGAATCGGAGAGAATGGAAGTAGAGTGGTGTGGTAATTGGCGAGAGAGTAATGAGTGACCTCGCGTTGTTGGCGGAGAAGCTTATTAATCTCATTGCGGAACTGCTCCTTCGACTTCTCCACCGCAGTGCCTGCATCAACAGTTTTTCCATGTCGCCCATTGCCTTCCGTCTGGTGTACCGTTTAACCTAGGCTTCGCCCTCACTCCAACCCAATTTAACCCTACATTTAAATTTGTCCTATATGTTAAATGGAAGTTTATTTATAAACTTTTTATTATTGTGAACCAACccctatattttttattaattttatttattacttgGTCCATAAAGGACCGAAAAATACTTCTCCCACCGAAAAAAGTTCCATCTTTTTGTCAATTCTCAATATCTTTAAGGAGattctttgttgttttaatttttagaatactTTCTTTTTGTCAGGCTAAAATGCTTTTTTCGCATTCATTTGGGTTGTGTACTGccccagaaaataaaaaataaaacaagataaaattaaaaaaaaaaagaaatgaatcaAATGATTGGCTGTATTGATAAATGAAATGAAAACGGGAGATTGCGTCTGCAACAGGAAGGTGAGCGCGTGACGGCGAACCTTCTCACATCTTTCACTCTTTTCTCCCTCTTTCGTCGCACACTCTTTTTTAGCTGTCCTCTTGTTTTTCCAATTTTGCCCTCAGCTCTTTTGGCATTTCTCAATTCTGTCCTCTCCCTTCTTCCACAACGACTCCATGACCTACTTCTTCAagtcatagagctcaaactctgtTGCTTGTGTTTcgtttttcttctcaaatttccCAAACCTTTTTAGGGTTTTGGTCAAAAGAGGTTGACCTTTAATGGAGCCTCGAGTTGGGAACAAGTTCCGTATCGGTCGGAAAATTGGTAGCGGATCCTTTGGAGAGATCTATCTCGGTGAgctttctctcctctcttttttttttttttttgtgtacatAATTGAACTTCTAATTTCCAAATTTTCCGATTAAGTTTTTcagattaatttattttaaaattttttgtgtagGTACTAATATTCAAACAAATGAAGAGGTTGCGATTAAGCTTGTGAGTACTCTGATCTACctattttaattttgaagaataaaTAGTAATAATGAAATTGGTGTTTGTAAAGTTGTAATAATTTTGTTGATGCTGAGAAAATTCCAAGAGCTGCTGAAATTAGGAGAATTGTAATGTTTTAGTGACTTTCGAAGGAATGAATATGCagaactagtttttttttttttcttaagagTGATATATTAGAGCTATGGGGTGCTGTAGTGCATGGCAATTTAAGGTTTCTGCATATTTCTGttgcaaaattaaattattaaaggaCAAGTCATGCGTGTATGATCGAGCATGCTATTGTCttggttttctttcttttgcAGGAAAATGTCAAAACCAAGCACCCCCAGTTGCTGTATGAATCAAAGCTGTATAAAATACTGCAAGGAGGAAGTAATCTTCTATCATACTGAAATTTTGTTTTTACTTTGGAGATCTTTGCTTTTCATTGACTTCATGTTAATCACTCGGCTTAAACTATTTTTGGTTTGTTGGCAGCTGGGATCCCAAATGTGAAATGGTATGGCGTAGAAGGAGAGTACAATGTGCTTGTGATGGATTTACTGGGCCCTAGTCTTGAGGATTTATTCAATTTCTGTAGTCGGAAATTGTCTCTCAAAACTGTTCTCATGCTTGCTGATCAGATGGTAGGTTTTACCTTATTAAGTCGACATCCTTCTAATTTACTTTcacttattttattaaaaatggcATAATCTTGAATTATTTGCAGATAAATCGAGTTGAATTTGTTCATTCAAAATCATTTTTGCATCGGGATATCAAGCCAGACAATTTCCTCATGGGTTTAGGGAGGCGTGCGAATCAAGTATTAGTTTAATTCTTCATGTTTTAGAAAAAAGGGAAATTCTTCCATATAGTATATTGATGTATCCTCTTCATATTTTCCTTTTCTGTAGGTGTATATCATTGACTTTGGTCTTGCTAAGAAATACAGGGACACTTCTACACATCAGCATATTCCTTACAGGTCTCCTTTTCTACAATCATTCttacttattatttattttatttgattttatgtacCATGGTTAGAAGGTTCAACATGAAATTATTTTGGATTTTTGGAATTCTAGAATGATCTTTTATTATGGGAAAACCGATATCTGAAATGTTAAGATATTGCTGCTCGTGACGGACTGACTATTTAATTGTTGAGATTTATGGTGACAGAGTAGCACATAAATCTATAAATAATGGCTGTTTGCTGTCAACATTCTTGTGTGGTTTCTATGAATTTGACTTGCTTGTTTGCTCTGCAGAGAGAATAAGAATTTGACAGGAACGGCTAGGTATGCTAGCATGAATACTCATCTTGGAATTGGTATGCCCTTAAATGTCTCTCTTGTTCAAAAccctttgattattttttattgagcCATGGATCTGACCTGAAATATTATTTTATGCTTGAATAGAGCAAAGCCGCAGGGATGATTTAGAGTCACTTGGAtatgtacttatgtattttttaagaggaaggtaATTTGTTTCCCACCATTCTTATTTTGTATTTCTCATATTTCGTTATCACCTATAATCTTTTATTTGGTATTTCTGCAGTCTGCCTTGGCAGGGACTAAAAGCAGGAAATAAGAAACAGAAATATGAAAAAATCAGTGAGAAGAAAGTTTCTACTTCAATTGAGGTATTACTATGTgactaaaaaaattgttttctttCATAGTATCTATAttctttctattttaaaattgtaaCTGATTATGCTTTGCTTGCTGGTCAGTCTCTCTGTCGTGGCTATCCCTCAGAATTTGCGTCATACTTCCATTACTGCCGGTCACTTAGGTTTGATGATAAACCAGATTACGCTTATTTGAAGAGACTTTTTCGTGACCTTTTCATTCGTGAAGGTTTGAACCTtgttttcctttttatatttcaATCTTTGGTGTACTACTAGAATACTAAGTGTCTATCTTAATATGCAATTTCTCCTCTTGCTCCAGGATTCCAGTTTGATTATGTGTTCGATTGGACCATATTGAAATATCAACAATCTCAAGTTGCCACTCCTCCTGCCCGTGCTGTGGTAAGTGACATTGTGCTATCAGGTGGTGTTAACTTTCTGATTGTTGAGATTGGATTATTTCATTGGAAGTGACTCTTGCAGGTTCCTGCTGCTGGACCAAGTTCTGGCATGCCATCAGCTGTTTTGAATGCTGATGGCCAGTCAGGTATACTTTTCTTTTCGCTTTACATCTCTCATCCATCATTTTCTCTACCTTGATTGAGGCATTTATAGTCAGTCATATTGAAGAGTGCTTTCATAGGATTCAGTGATCCCCTGGTTGTTctgttatatattattttccTGTTAATTTTGATGTTCAACTCACCTTCTGTCATTTTGTGTAGGTGAAGATGGTAGGCGAATTGGTTGGTCTTCATCAGATCCTACCCGTAGAAGACACTCTGGACCTGTTGCTAATGATGGAATCTTATCTAGACAAAAAGCCCAACTTATAAATGACTCGACTGGATCTAAAGATGCT
This window harbors:
- the LOC112775841 gene encoding casein kinase 1-like protein 2 isoform X2, with amino-acid sequence MEPRVGNKFRIGRKIGSGSFGEIYLGTNIQTNEEVAIKLENVKTKHPQLLYESKLYKILQGGTGIPNVKWYGVEGEYNVLVMDLLGPSLEDLFNFCSRKLSLKTVLMLADQMINRVEFVHSKSFLHRDIKPDNFLMGLGRRANQVYIIDFGLAKKYRDTSTHQHIPYRENKNLTGTARYASMNTHLGIEQSRRDDLESLGYVLMYFLRGSLPWQGLKAGNKKQKYEKISEKKVSTSIESLCRGYPSEFASYFHYCRSLRFDDKPDYAYLKRLFRDLFIREGFQFDYVFDWTILKYQQSQVATPPARAVVPAAGPSSGMPSAVLNADGQSGEDGRRIGWSSSDPTRRRHSGPVANDGILSRQKAQLINDSTGSKDAMARCCIQQP
- the LOC112775841 gene encoding casein kinase 1-like protein 2 isoform X1 codes for the protein MEPRVGNKFRIGRKIGSGSFGEIYLGTNIQTNEEVAIKLENVKTKHPQLLYESKLYKILQGGTGIPNVKWYGVEGEYNVLVMDLLGPSLEDLFNFCSRKLSLKTVLMLADQMINRVEFVHSKSFLHRDIKPDNFLMGLGRRANQVYIIDFGLAKKYRDTSTHQHIPYRENKNLTGTARYASMNTHLGIEQSRRDDLESLGYVLMYFLRGSLPWQGLKAGNKKQKYEKISEKKVSTSIESLCRGYPSEFASYFHYCRSLRFDDKPDYAYLKRLFRDLFIREGFQFDYVFDWTILKYQQSQVATPPARAVVPAAGPSSGMPSAVLNADGQSGEDGRRIGWSSSDPTRRRHSGPVANDGILSRQKAQLINDSTGSKDAMLPSSNFFLSSGSNRRGAVSSSRDALVGGETEPSRPLTMESTQGAIRKMSGPQRSSPITSSELNRPASGRNPANGKNLESTVKGIESLHFNDERAQY